From one Streptomyces mobaraensis genomic stretch:
- a CDS encoding ATP-grasp domain-containing protein: protein MKNIVIVDAYAPTRRLAPHFRDAGFSCVRVQSSANVPAVYRSPFVLDDFAENIVHSGSLHETLSKLAAFRPVAVIAGGETGVELADALSEGLGLLSNGTRLSAARRDKYTMIETVRAAGLRAATQLLIRSKGQLQRWHEQIGGRIVVKPVRSAANDGVHFCDSPEEAVAAYEELLGKENVFSESNEAVVAQEYLVGTEYFLNTVSCAGQMHVCDIWRTVRADVNGIPDLLSGFYIIPFEGAIQQELVSYAAAVLDALEIQYGPAHIEIKMTPAGPCLVEVGARIGGADSPYYAELATGESQLNWNVDAYINPERFDDRCSDPYRIRQHFASVVMLSPRKGTLRSYPFMSNVKQLESLHDIRVSVQPGDPITYSVDDTTSPMSVNLRHPAEGVVMRDMATLRYLDGPAFYDVV from the coding sequence GTGAAAAATATTGTCATCGTTGACGCATACGCACCCACACGGCGGTTGGCACCACATTTTCGCGACGCGGGTTTTTCCTGCGTCAGAGTGCAGAGCAGTGCGAACGTCCCAGCGGTCTACAGGTCGCCGTTCGTTCTCGATGACTTCGCTGAGAACATCGTGCACTCCGGTTCGCTGCACGAGACGCTGAGCAAGCTGGCCGCTTTTCGACCCGTTGCGGTGATCGCCGGCGGTGAGACAGGGGTGGAACTGGCTGACGCCTTGAGCGAGGGTCTCGGCCTTCTGAGCAACGGAACCCGGCTGAGCGCAGCTCGGCGGGACAAGTACACCATGATCGAAACGGTGAGGGCCGCCGGACTCCGCGCCGCCACACAGCTACTCATCAGGTCGAAGGGGCAGCTGCAACGTTGGCATGAACAGATCGGCGGAAGGATCGTTGTCAAGCCCGTTCGCAGCGCCGCCAACGACGGTGTCCACTTCTGTGACTCCCCGGAAGAGGCGGTAGCCGCCTACGAGGAACTCCTTGGCAAGGAAAACGTATTCTCGGAGAGCAACGAAGCGGTCGTAGCGCAAGAGTATCTGGTCGGCACTGAATACTTTCTCAACACAGTCAGCTGTGCCGGACAGATGCATGTCTGCGACATATGGCGGACTGTCCGCGCTGATGTGAACGGGATACCGGATCTACTTTCAGGTTTCTATATCATCCCCTTTGAGGGTGCTATCCAGCAAGAGCTCGTATCCTACGCGGCGGCGGTGCTCGACGCACTCGAGATCCAGTACGGTCCCGCGCACATCGAGATCAAGATGACTCCTGCCGGTCCCTGTCTCGTCGAAGTTGGCGCCCGGATCGGCGGCGCGGACAGTCCCTACTACGCGGAGTTGGCCACCGGGGAGTCACAGCTGAACTGGAATGTCGACGCGTACATCAACCCAGAACGGTTCGACGACCGGTGCTCCGATCCCTACCGGATCCGGCAGCACTTCGCATCGGTCGTCATGCTGTCACCCCGCAAAGGCACACTGCGCTCCTATCCCTTCATGAGCAACGTCAAACAGCTGGAAAGCCTCCATGACATTCGTGTTTCGGTTCAGCCGGGCGATCCGATCACGTACAGCGTTGATGACACCACCTCGCCTATGAGCGTGAACCTCAGACATCCGGCCGAAGGGGTCGTCATGCGAGACATGGCAACTCTTCGTTATTTAGACGGGCCGGCGTTCTACGACGTCGTGTGA
- a CDS encoding transposase family protein: MVPYSSMLDVPYELAEHVSWLIHARRRELGTRWRRLCCFKQALLALAHLRKNETIAQVGAGSGVSESTAWRYVDETLEVLAAWAPGLRAALTGLGEGDFVVVDGTLIPTDRIAADGPYYSQKHKRHGMNVQAVATPDGTPLWFSRALPSPTHDSAAARAHGIVEACLTREILVLADRAYQGADATVHTPYYHHPKQPAQYQQFNRDHARLRAPGERAFARLKTWRILRRARCSTNRISHTLLTCGYSG, encoded by the coding sequence ATGGTTCCGTATTCTTCCATGCTTGATGTGCCGTACGAGCTGGCTGAGCATGTCTCGTGGCTGATCCATGCCCGTCGGCGGGAACTCGGCACCCGGTGGCGACGGCTGTGCTGCTTCAAGCAGGCCCTCCTCGCTCTGGCCCATCTACGGAAGAACGAGACGATCGCGCAGGTCGGGGCCGGTTCCGGGGTATCGGAAAGCACGGCCTGGCGGTACGTCGACGAGACGCTTGAGGTCCTGGCCGCGTGGGCCCCGGGCCTGCGCGCAGCCCTGACCGGGCTGGGTGAGGGAGACTTCGTCGTCGTTGACGGCACCCTGATCCCCACGGACCGGATCGCCGCCGACGGGCCGTACTACTCGCAGAAGCATAAGCGGCACGGAATGAACGTTCAGGCCGTCGCGACACCGGACGGCACACCGCTGTGGTTCTCCCGCGCCCTGCCCAGCCCTACCCATGATTCGGCCGCGGCCCGGGCCCACGGCATCGTCGAGGCCTGCCTGACCAGGGAAATCCTCGTCCTGGCCGACCGGGCCTACCAGGGCGCCGACGCCACTGTCCACACCCCGTACTACCACCACCCCAAACAGCCGGCCCAGTACCAGCAGTTCAACCGCGACCACGCCCGCCTGCGAGCCCCGGGCGAACGCGCATTCGCCCGGCTGAAAACCTGGCGCATCCTCCGCCGAGCGCGTTGCTCGACCAACCGCATCAGCCATACCCTTCTCACCTGCGGCTATTCAGGATGA